A section of the Saccharopolyspora gregorii genome encodes:
- the pyrH gene encoding UMP kinase, giving the protein MTDDGTSEDGYGRVLLKLGGEMFGGGAVGVDPDVVGTVARQIAEVVASGVEVAVVIGGGNFFRGAELQQRGMERARGDYMSMLGTVMNCLALQDFLEREHDIDTRVMTAIEMGQVAEPYIPRRASRHMEKGRVVIFGAGTGMPYFSTDTAAAQRALEIGCEVVLMAKAVDGVYTADPKTDPTAVRFDAVSHREVLERGLKVADATAFSLCMDNAMPILVFNLLQEGNIARAVRGEKIGTLVSTPAAAPA; this is encoded by the coding sequence GTGACCGACGACGGCACGTCGGAAGACGGCTACGGGCGTGTGCTGCTCAAGCTGGGCGGTGAGATGTTCGGCGGTGGCGCCGTCGGCGTCGATCCGGACGTGGTGGGAACGGTGGCCAGGCAGATCGCCGAGGTCGTCGCGAGCGGGGTCGAGGTCGCCGTGGTCATCGGCGGCGGGAACTTCTTCCGCGGTGCGGAGCTGCAGCAGCGCGGCATGGAACGCGCCCGCGGCGACTACATGAGCATGCTGGGCACGGTGATGAACTGCCTGGCGCTGCAGGACTTCCTGGAGCGCGAGCACGACATCGACACCCGGGTGATGACGGCGATCGAGATGGGCCAGGTCGCCGAGCCGTACATCCCGCGCCGCGCGAGCAGGCACATGGAGAAGGGCCGCGTGGTCATCTTCGGTGCCGGTACCGGGATGCCGTACTTCTCCACCGACACCGCCGCCGCCCAGCGCGCGCTGGAGATCGGCTGCGAGGTCGTGCTGATGGCGAAGGCCGTCGACGGCGTCTACACCGCGGACCCGAAGACGGACCCGACGGCGGTGCGCTTCGACGCGGTCAGCCACCGCGAGGTGCTGGAGCGGGGCTTGAAGGTCGCCGACGCGACCGCGTTCAGCCTCTGCATGGACAACGCCATGCCGATCCTCGTGTTCAACCTCCTGCAGGAGGGCAACATCGCCCGCGCGGTTCGCGGTGAGAAGATCGGAACCCTGGTCAGCACCCCTGCCGCAGCGCCTGCGTGA
- a CDS encoding YifB family Mg chelatase-like AAA ATPase gives MALRRTWAVALFGVDGRLVEIEADVRRGGLPNVQLLGLPDTALQEAKNRVRAAVQNSREDWPQSCVTLALSPAALPKAGTSYDLALACAVLAGAEQVPPRLLEGTVLFGELALDGRIRSVRGLLPALLAARREGVRRAVVPVEGLAEGQLVDGLEVLGAHDLGEVIGWLRGQAELADRPAEPTAGQAVEAEDLVDVLGQPEARWALEVAAAGGHHLLLVGPPGTGKTMLARRLGGLLPDLTRQEALEVTAIHSVAGELRGGAPLVSAPPFVAPHHSTSVPGLIGGGSGLARPGAVSRAHRGTLFLDEACEFGPQRLEALRTALEEGEVRLSRRDGTLRYPARFQLVLATNPCPCAPARDADCHCAPQARRRYFGKLSGPLLDRVDLRVDMRPVTAMTMRGGEPPESSEVVRARVARAREVAAERWSERGWRTNGEVPGPVLRREFGLPGKVTALLDRGLDAGAVTARGADRCLRVAWTLADLDGRERPEAEHVAAALAFRERRPA, from the coding sequence ATGGCGCTGCGGCGGACCTGGGCGGTCGCGCTGTTCGGCGTGGACGGCCGGCTGGTCGAGATCGAAGCGGACGTACGCCGGGGCGGGCTGCCGAACGTGCAGCTGCTCGGACTGCCGGACACGGCGCTGCAGGAGGCGAAGAACCGGGTGCGTGCCGCGGTGCAGAACTCCCGGGAGGACTGGCCGCAGAGCTGCGTGACGCTGGCGCTCTCCCCGGCCGCGCTGCCGAAGGCGGGGACCTCGTACGACCTGGCCCTGGCCTGCGCGGTCCTGGCCGGGGCCGAACAGGTTCCCCCGCGGTTGCTGGAGGGAACGGTGCTGTTCGGCGAACTGGCGCTGGACGGCCGGATCCGATCGGTGCGGGGGCTGCTGCCCGCGCTGCTGGCGGCCCGGCGGGAAGGCGTGCGGCGGGCCGTCGTGCCGGTGGAGGGCCTGGCCGAAGGGCAGCTGGTGGACGGGCTGGAGGTGCTCGGCGCGCACGACCTCGGTGAGGTCATCGGCTGGCTGCGCGGCCAGGCGGAACTCGCGGACCGCCCTGCCGAGCCGACCGCTGGGCAGGCCGTCGAGGCGGAAGACCTGGTGGACGTGCTGGGGCAGCCGGAGGCGCGGTGGGCGCTGGAGGTGGCCGCGGCGGGCGGGCACCACCTGCTGCTGGTCGGGCCACCGGGCACCGGCAAGACGATGCTGGCGCGGCGGTTGGGCGGTCTGCTGCCGGACCTGACCCGGCAGGAGGCGCTGGAGGTCACCGCGATCCACTCGGTCGCCGGTGAGCTCCGCGGTGGGGCTCCGCTGGTGTCGGCGCCGCCGTTCGTGGCGCCGCACCACTCGACTTCGGTGCCCGGGCTGATCGGCGGCGGATCGGGACTCGCGCGACCCGGAGCGGTCAGCAGGGCGCACCGCGGCACGCTGTTCTTGGACGAGGCCTGCGAGTTCGGGCCGCAGCGGCTCGAAGCGCTGCGCACCGCGCTGGAAGAGGGCGAGGTCCGGTTGTCCCGGCGGGACGGCACGCTGCGGTACCCGGCGCGGTTCCAGCTCGTGCTGGCCACGAACCCGTGCCCGTGCGCTCCGGCGCGCGATGCCGACTGCCACTGCGCGCCGCAGGCCAGGCGACGCTACTTCGGCAAGCTCTCCGGGCCGTTGCTGGACCGGGTCGACCTGCGGGTGGACATGCGTCCGGTCACCGCGATGACCATGCGCGGCGGCGAGCCGCCGGAGTCGTCCGAGGTGGTCCGGGCGAGGGTGGCCCGGGCGCGAGAAGTCGCCGCCGAGCGGTGGTCGGAGCGCGGGTGGCGGACCAACGGCGAGGTTCCGGGTCCGGTGCTGCGCCGCGAGTTCGGCCTGCCTGGGAAGGTGACCGCGCTGCTGGACCGCGGGCTGGACGCGGGCGCGGTGACCGCGCGCGGCGCCGACCGCTGCCTGCGGGTGGCGTGGACGCTGGCCGATCTGGACGGGCGGGAGCGGCCCGAGGCCGAGCACGTGGCCGCGGCGCTGGCCTTCCGGGAACGGAGGCCGGCGTGA
- a CDS encoding YraN family protein, producing the protein MAVRTLDYRPLRGALSDFSERGTHALGRAGERLAAEHLERLGVSVLARNWRTARGELDIIGTDGDLVVFCEVKTRSGIDYGAPLNAIGPNKIRRLRELARAWLAERRLVGCWVRFDVISILWPPKGPITLDHLPGVF; encoded by the coding sequence ATGGCGGTGCGAACGCTCGACTACCGGCCGTTGCGCGGCGCGCTCTCCGACTTCTCCGAACGCGGAACGCACGCGTTGGGGCGAGCGGGCGAACGGCTCGCGGCCGAACACCTGGAGCGGCTCGGTGTTTCGGTGCTCGCGCGGAACTGGCGGACCGCGCGGGGCGAGCTCGACATCATCGGCACCGACGGCGACCTCGTGGTGTTCTGCGAGGTCAAGACCCGCTCCGGCATCGACTACGGGGCGCCGCTGAACGCGATCGGGCCGAACAAGATCCGCCGGCTGCGGGAGCTGGCGCGGGCGTGGCTCGCGGAGCGGCGGCTCGTCGGCTGCTGGGTGCGGTTCGACGTCATCTCCATCCTGTGGCCGCCGAAGGGCCCGATCACCCTCGACCACCTGCCGGGGGTGTTCTGA
- the lepB gene encoding signal peptidase I, translated as MRSTGPEEEPREGAAAEHAEGGGRRSRGGRSRERKGSFWRELPILVVTALVLTILIQAFLARVYVIPSQSMEQTLHGCDGCQNDRVLVDKISYRFTDPDPGDVVVFRGPETWGQNDFTVEEPSNPVVGFMQSAMSLVGFGSPDEKDFVKRVIATGGQTVECCDDQNRMLVDGKPLNEPYIYWEPGRGNVQKEFSPVTVPQGYLWVQGDNRNDSSDSRIQGGGGVNGAVPVDNVIGKAQVIVLPPQRWQSIEETDPQADALGAPAWQAGLPAGIGFAAAFPVLWVGRKFSAAVRQRRQERH; from the coding sequence ATGCGCTCTACCGGACCAGAAGAAGAGCCTCGCGAAGGCGCGGCTGCCGAACACGCCGAAGGGGGAGGCCGCCGCTCGCGGGGCGGTCGTTCGCGCGAGCGGAAGGGATCGTTCTGGCGGGAGCTGCCGATCCTGGTCGTGACCGCGCTGGTGCTGACGATCCTGATCCAGGCATTCCTGGCCCGGGTCTACGTGATCCCCTCCCAGTCGATGGAGCAGACGCTGCACGGCTGCGACGGCTGCCAGAACGACCGGGTGCTGGTGGACAAGATCTCCTACCGGTTCACCGACCCCGATCCGGGCGACGTCGTGGTCTTCCGCGGCCCGGAGACGTGGGGCCAGAACGACTTCACGGTCGAGGAGCCCTCGAACCCGGTGGTCGGCTTCATGCAGAGCGCCATGTCGCTGGTCGGCTTCGGCTCGCCCGACGAGAAAGACTTCGTCAAGCGGGTCATCGCTACCGGCGGGCAGACCGTCGAGTGCTGCGACGACCAGAACCGCATGCTGGTGGACGGCAAGCCGCTCAACGAGCCCTACATCTACTGGGAGCCGGGCCGCGGCAACGTGCAGAAGGAGTTCTCGCCGGTCACCGTTCCCCAGGGCTACCTGTGGGTGCAGGGCGACAACCGCAACGACTCCAGCGACTCCCGCATCCAGGGCGGTGGCGGCGTCAACGGTGCGGTGCCGGTGGACAACGTGATCGGCAAGGCCCAGGTGATCGTGCTGCCGCCGCAGCGCTGGCAGAGCATCGAGGAGACCGACCCGCAGGCCGACGCGCTCGGCGCGCCCGCCTGGCAGGCGGGGCTTCCCGCGGGGATCGGCTTCGCCGCCGCCTTCCCCGTGCTGTGGGTGGGGCGCAAGTTCTCCGCCGCAGTCCGGCAGCGCCGCCAGGAGCGGCACTGA
- a CDS encoding ribonuclease HII, whose protein sequence is MGARLAVAGAGWRPPRPVIRRSSGNWALQSAVDRSGLGPVAGVDEAGRGACAGPLVVASCVLRPGDARRFEGLTDSKVLTEAERERLHEVILRRAEAHSTVVIDAEDVDALGIHVANLEGMRRAVARLPVHPGYVLTDGFTVQGLGAPSVAVLKGDLVAACVAAASVLAKVTRDHIMRDLHERWPRYGFAAHKGYCTADHTASMRAHGPCAEHRWSYSNVVAAARLHGMRSPRAIISKPGLFDASEGEVVDNGRT, encoded by the coding sequence GTGGGTGCACGGCTCGCGGTCGCCGGGGCGGGGTGGCGCCCGCCGCGGCCGGTGATCCGCCGCAGCAGCGGGAACTGGGCACTGCAGAGCGCCGTGGACCGCAGCGGTCTGGGGCCGGTCGCCGGGGTCGACGAAGCGGGTCGCGGTGCCTGCGCGGGTCCGCTCGTGGTCGCGTCCTGCGTCCTCCGCCCGGGGGACGCGCGGCGGTTCGAAGGGCTCACCGACTCGAAGGTGCTGACCGAGGCCGAGCGGGAGCGGCTCCACGAGGTGATCCTGCGACGCGCGGAAGCGCACTCGACGGTGGTCATCGACGCGGAGGACGTGGACGCGCTCGGCATCCACGTGGCGAACCTGGAGGGCATGCGCCGCGCGGTGGCGCGGCTGCCGGTGCACCCCGGGTACGTGCTCACCGACGGCTTCACGGTGCAAGGCCTGGGGGCGCCGAGCGTCGCGGTGCTCAAGGGGGACCTGGTCGCCGCGTGCGTGGCGGCCGCCTCGGTGCTGGCGAAGGTCACCCGGGACCACATCATGCGCGACCTGCACGAACGGTGGCCGAGGTACGGGTTCGCCGCGCACAAGGGCTACTGCACCGCGGACCACACCGCGAGCATGCGCGCGCACGGGCCGTGCGCGGAGCACCGCTGGTCCTACTCGAACGTGGTCGCCGCGGCGCGGTTGCACGGGATGCGTTCGCCGCGCGCGATCATCAGCAAACCCGGTCTGTTCGATGCTTCTGAGGGGGAAGTGGTGGACAATGGGAGAACGTAG
- a CDS encoding tyrosine recombinase XerC — translation MERTRSGATARTDLRAARAALPAELGGAADGFQRHLAAERGLSEHTVRAYLGDVSSLLADVAAHAGPGAGLHAVTLPALRSWLAGQHAQGISRATLARRAASVRTFTAWAHRTGLLAADPGPRLAAPGKHRSLPAVLRADQADSAMAASASGAEQGDPVALRDHALLELLYATGVRVAELCGLDLDDIDRERRLLRVLGKGKRERAVPFGAPADAALERWLSAGRPALRTDRSGPAVFLGARGGRLDQRMARRVVHDAVQAVPGAADLGPHGLRHSAATHLLEGGADLRSVQELLGHATLATTQLYTHVTVDRLKAIHDRTHPRS, via the coding sequence ATGGAACGCACACGGTCCGGCGCGACCGCGAGAACCGACCTCCGGGCGGCTCGGGCGGCGTTGCCGGCGGAGCTGGGCGGGGCCGCGGACGGGTTCCAGCGGCACCTCGCCGCGGAGCGCGGACTCTCGGAGCACACCGTGCGGGCCTACCTCGGAGACGTGTCCTCGTTGCTGGCCGACGTCGCCGCGCACGCGGGACCCGGCGCCGGTCTGCACGCGGTGACCCTGCCCGCGCTGCGCTCCTGGCTCGCCGGGCAGCACGCCCAGGGCATCAGCCGGGCGACGCTGGCTCGCCGGGCGGCGTCGGTGCGGACCTTCACCGCCTGGGCGCACCGCACCGGCCTGCTCGCCGCCGACCCGGGACCGCGGCTGGCCGCGCCCGGCAAGCACCGCTCGCTGCCCGCGGTGCTGCGCGCCGACCAGGCCGATTCCGCGATGGCGGCTTCCGCCTCGGGCGCGGAGCAGGGCGACCCGGTCGCGCTGCGCGACCACGCGCTGCTGGAACTGCTCTACGCGACCGGCGTCAGAGTCGCGGAGCTGTGCGGTCTCGATCTCGATGACATCGATCGCGAGCGCAGGCTGCTGAGGGTGCTGGGCAAGGGCAAGCGGGAACGGGCGGTGCCGTTCGGCGCACCGGCCGATGCGGCACTGGAACGGTGGCTGTCGGCGGGACGGCCCGCGCTGCGCACCGACCGGTCCGGGCCCGCGGTCTTCCTCGGCGCGCGCGGCGGCAGGCTGGACCAGCGCATGGCCCGCCGGGTCGTGCACGACGCGGTGCAGGCCGTGCCGGGCGCGGCCGACCTCGGGCCGCACGGCCTGCGGCATTCGGCTGCGACCCATCTGCTCGAAGGAGGAGCAGACCTCCGTAGCGTTCAGGAGTTGCTTGGTCACGCTACGCTCGCAACGACCCAGCTTTACACCCACGTGACCGTCGACCGGCTGAAGGCGATTCATGACCGAACCCACCCCCGTTCCTGA
- the rpsB gene encoding 30S ribosomal protein S2 — MAVVTMKQLLDSGVHFGHQTRRWNPKMKRYIFTERNGIYIIDLQQTLSYIDAAYDFVKQTVAHGGTILFVGTKKQAQEAIAEQSLRVGMPYVNQRWLGGMLTNFQTVHRRLQRLKELEAMEQTGGFEGRTKKEILMLTREKDKLEKTLGGIRDMSKIPSAVWIVDTKKEHIAVGEARKLNIPVVAILDTNCDPDEVDYPIPGNDDAIRSAALLTRVVADGVAAGLMARSGRGNGVAEGEEKPQPAGEEPLPEWEQQLLTTGSGEGAAKADEPAQS, encoded by the coding sequence ATGGCCGTCGTCACCATGAAGCAGCTGCTCGACAGCGGCGTGCACTTCGGGCACCAGACCCGGCGCTGGAACCCGAAGATGAAGCGCTACATCTTCACCGAGCGCAACGGCATCTACATCATCGACCTGCAGCAGACGCTGTCGTACATCGATGCGGCGTACGACTTCGTCAAGCAGACGGTCGCCCACGGCGGGACGATCCTGTTCGTCGGCACCAAGAAGCAGGCGCAGGAAGCGATCGCGGAGCAGTCGCTGCGCGTCGGCATGCCCTACGTGAACCAGCGCTGGCTGGGCGGCATGCTCACGAACTTCCAGACGGTGCACCGCCGTCTCCAGCGGCTCAAGGAGCTGGAGGCGATGGAGCAGACCGGCGGCTTCGAGGGGCGCACCAAGAAGGAAATCTTGATGCTGACCCGCGAGAAGGACAAGCTGGAGAAGACCCTCGGCGGCATCCGCGACATGTCCAAGATCCCCAGCGCCGTCTGGATCGTGGACACGAAGAAGGAGCACATCGCCGTCGGCGAGGCTCGCAAGCTGAACATCCCGGTCGTCGCGATCCTGGACACCAACTGCGACCCGGACGAGGTCGACTACCCGATCCCGGGCAACGACGACGCGATCCGCTCCGCCGCGCTGCTGACCCGCGTGGTGGCCGACGGTGTCGCCGCCGGTCTGATGGCCCGCAGCGGCCGCGGCAACGGCGTTGCCGAGGGCGAGGAGAAGCCCCAGCCGGCCGGCGAGGAGCCGCTGCCGGAGTGGGAGCAGCAGCTGCTGACCACCGGTTCCGGTGAGGGTGCGGCGAAGGCCGACGAGCCCGCCCAGTCCTGA
- the whiG gene encoding RNA polymerase sigma factor WhiG: protein MTEPTPVPDDAGGGARTVATEATSRSTSSRANLPGEPTPQRSRNGRGTSSATNGAKVNGSRQPEGAAASERAAAQPERATRSRGDQEADAAKPPVSARLPYLVPDDQRSADEVEAGIVALWQAFGEHRDQGLRDRLVLHYAPLVKYVAGRVGTGLPSHVEVSDLVQSGIFGLVDAIEKFEPERGLKFETYAMQRIRGAILDDLRAQDWVPRSVRSRARDLERALERLEAKLQRHATDVELADELDVSADELRELFAQLQMTSVVALDDLISVGWGGTASLAETLPDDRAEDPVAALVDRDSRRQLAEAVERLSDRDRVVVTLYYFENLTLAEIGKVLGVTESRVCQLHTRAVLRLRSKLTEPQG, encoded by the coding sequence ATGACCGAACCCACCCCCGTTCCTGACGACGCCGGGGGCGGTGCCCGCACCGTGGCCACGGAAGCGACATCGAGATCGACGTCGTCGAGGGCGAACCTCCCCGGCGAGCCGACCCCGCAGCGCAGCCGAAACGGCCGTGGCACGAGCTCCGCGACCAACGGCGCGAAGGTCAACGGCAGCCGGCAGCCCGAGGGCGCGGCCGCTTCCGAGCGGGCCGCCGCGCAGCCGGAGCGCGCCACCCGATCCAGGGGCGACCAAGAGGCTGACGCGGCGAAGCCCCCGGTCTCCGCGCGCCTGCCGTACCTGGTGCCGGACGACCAGCGCAGCGCCGACGAGGTCGAGGCCGGCATCGTCGCGCTGTGGCAGGCCTTCGGCGAACACCGCGACCAGGGGCTGCGGGACCGCTTGGTGCTGCACTACGCGCCGCTGGTCAAGTACGTCGCGGGCCGGGTCGGTACCGGGCTGCCCTCCCACGTCGAGGTTTCCGACCTGGTGCAGTCCGGAATATTCGGCCTGGTCGACGCGATCGAGAAGTTCGAGCCGGAACGCGGCCTGAAGTTCGAGACTTACGCGATGCAGCGGATCCGGGGCGCCATCCTGGACGACCTGCGCGCGCAGGACTGGGTGCCGCGTTCGGTCCGCAGCCGGGCCCGCGACCTCGAACGGGCGTTGGAACGGCTCGAAGCGAAGCTGCAGCGGCACGCCACCGACGTCGAGCTGGCCGACGAACTCGACGTGTCCGCCGACGAGCTGCGCGAGCTGTTCGCGCAGCTGCAGATGACCAGCGTCGTCGCCCTCGACGACCTGATCAGCGTCGGCTGGGGTGGCACCGCCTCGCTGGCCGAGACGCTGCCCGACGACCGCGCCGAGGACCCGGTGGCCGCCCTGGTGGATCGGGACAGCCGCAGGCAGCTCGCCGAGGCGGTGGAGCGGCTCAGCGACCGCGACCGGGTCGTGGTGACGCTCTACTACTTCGAGAACCTGACCCTCGCCGAGATAGGCAAGGTCCTCGGCGTGACCGAGTCCCGGGTCTGCCAGCTGCACACCCGCGCGGTCCTGCGGCTGCGGAGCAAGCTCACCGAACCGCAGGGCTGA
- a CDS encoding M23 family metallopeptidase yields the protein MLPLPRTPGSRAGGRPGHRPSPPRPPSGSPLGPIAALALSALLPVAVLSVALLPVAVLPGAAPVSASTPRTATAGLGMEGATAERSAAPTGGHGFRLPLPGSTVSRPFQAPTTAYGPGHRGVDLPGTPGAVVLAAGPGVVRFAGLVAGRPLVSVEHAGGLRTTYEPVRASVERGDRVGAGTPLGLLEPGHPGCSGAACLHWGARRGERYQDPMLLLGGGAVRLLPWSGEPRPSAELSPAVR from the coding sequence ATGCTCCCGCTCCCCCGCACACCCGGCTCCCGCGCTGGTGGGCGGCCCGGCCACCGCCCGTCACCACCCCGACCGCCAAGCGGGTCCCCGCTCGGGCCGATCGCCGCGCTGGCGCTGTCGGCGCTGCTGCCGGTCGCGGTGCTGTCGGTCGCGCTGCTGCCGGTCGCGGTGCTGCCCGGGGCCGCGCCGGTCTCCGCCTCGACGCCCAGGACCGCCACGGCCGGGCTCGGGATGGAGGGGGCCACGGCCGAGCGATCCGCGGCGCCCACCGGTGGCCACGGCTTCCGCCTGCCGCTGCCCGGTTCGACGGTGTCGCGGCCGTTCCAGGCGCCGACCACCGCCTACGGCCCCGGCCACCGCGGCGTGGACCTGCCCGGGACACCCGGGGCGGTGGTGCTCGCCGCCGGCCCCGGCGTGGTGCGCTTCGCCGGACTCGTCGCGGGCCGGCCGCTGGTGTCGGTCGAGCACGCGGGCGGGTTGCGCACCACCTACGAACCGGTCCGCGCCTCGGTCGAGCGCGGTGACCGGGTCGGTGCTGGCACGCCGCTCGGCCTGCTCGAACCCGGCCATCCCGGTTGTTCGGGCGCGGCCTGCCTGCACTGGGGTGCTCGCCGGGGCGAGCGCTACCAGGACCCGATGCTCCTGCTCGGCGGCGGCGCGGTCCGGTTGCTGCCGTGGTCCGGCGAACCGCGCCCGTCCGCCGAGCTCAGCCCTGCGGTTCGGTGA
- a CDS encoding DUF2469 domain-containing protein, producing the protein MSAEDLEKYETEMELQLYKEYRDIVGQFTYVVETERRFYLANAVDVQVRNSDSEVYFEVSMSDAWVWDMYRPARFVKNVRVITFKDVNVEELDKPDLRLPENGPFGGS; encoded by the coding sequence ATGAGCGCCGAGGATCTCGAAAAGTACGAGACCGAGATGGAGCTTCAGCTCTACAAGGAGTACCGCGACATCGTCGGGCAGTTCACCTATGTCGTGGAGACCGAACGGCGCTTCTACCTGGCCAACGCGGTGGACGTGCAGGTCCGGAACTCCGATTCCGAGGTCTACTTCGAGGTGTCCATGTCGGATGCGTGGGTGTGGGACATGTACCGGCCCGCGCGGTTCGTGAAGAACGTCCGGGTGATCACGTTCAAGGACGTCAACGTGGAGGAGCTGGACAAGCCGGACCTCCGGTTGCCGGAGAACGGGCCGTTCGGCGGGAGCTGA
- a CDS encoding DNA-processing protein DprA, which translates to MTGTARDERLRAARAYLAAVAEPPAPALAGCVAEHGPVRVAELVHRGVAPAAVADEVEARREHVSGAGLLAATRSSGARLLVPEDPDWPAERFALLAGAAEVGVPGLAAPLALWVRGRAELGPALGSSVAVVGARAATGYGEHLAAELGHGLAASGVAVVSGAAYGIDGAAHRGALAAGGTTVAFLACGIDVDYPAGHGRLLRAIAAQGLVATEYAPGTTPRRHRFLVRNRLIAACGHGTVVVEAGARSGAGNTANTTDALGLPLMAVPGPVTSASSVGCHDMVRAGKAVLVTSTAQVLEMINPLGAAPPVDPVAADRPTDALEPRARRLHDAIVACNGADSGRLARECGLPVRTVRALLPELELAGLVERKEGGWIAAGG; encoded by the coding sequence ATGACCGGCACGGCGCGGGACGAGCGGCTCCGCGCGGCCCGCGCGTACCTCGCGGCGGTGGCGGAACCGCCGGCTCCGGCGCTCGCCGGGTGCGTCGCCGAGCACGGGCCCGTCCGGGTCGCCGAACTGGTCCACCGCGGTGTCGCTCCGGCGGCGGTGGCCGACGAGGTGGAGGCCCGCCGGGAACACGTCTCGGGGGCCGGGCTCCTGGCCGCCACCCGGAGCAGCGGAGCCCGGCTGCTGGTCCCGGAGGACCCGGACTGGCCTGCGGAGCGGTTCGCGCTGCTGGCCGGGGCGGCCGAAGTCGGGGTGCCGGGCCTGGCCGCGCCGCTGGCGCTGTGGGTGCGGGGCCGGGCGGAACTCGGCCCGGCGTTGGGGTCCTCGGTGGCCGTGGTCGGAGCCCGAGCGGCGACCGGGTACGGCGAACACCTGGCGGCGGAGTTGGGCCACGGCCTCGCCGCGTCCGGGGTCGCGGTGGTCTCCGGCGCGGCCTACGGGATCGACGGGGCGGCGCACCGGGGCGCGTTGGCGGCGGGCGGTACCACCGTCGCCTTCCTGGCCTGCGGCATCGACGTCGACTACCCGGCCGGGCACGGGCGGCTGCTGCGGGCGATCGCGGCGCAGGGGCTGGTGGCGACCGAGTACGCCCCGGGAACGACGCCTCGGCGGCACCGCTTCCTGGTGCGCAACCGGCTGATCGCCGCGTGCGGGCACGGCACCGTGGTCGTGGAGGCGGGCGCGCGCAGCGGTGCGGGCAACACCGCCAACACCACTGATGCGCTGGGGTTGCCGCTGATGGCGGTGCCGGGTCCGGTCACCTCGGCGAGCTCGGTGGGGTGCCACGACATGGTCCGGGCGGGAAAGGCGGTGCTGGTGACCTCGACGGCCCAGGTGCTCGAAATGATCAATCCGCTGGGTGCGGCGCCACCGGTGGATCCGGTGGCCGCGGACCGTCCCACCGACGCGCTGGAACCACGGGCACGCCGGTTGCACGATGCGATCGTTGCTTGCAACGGCGCCGATTCCGGGCGGCTCGCGCGCGAATGCGGATTGCCGGTGCGCACGGTGCGCGCGCTGCTGCCGGAGCTGGAACTGGCCGGACTGGTCGAGCGGAAGGAGGGCGGCTGGATCGCGGCGGGCGGGTGA
- the tsf gene encoding translation elongation factor Ts, with product MANYTAADVKRLRDLTGAGMMDCKKALTETDGDFDKAVEVLRIKGAKDIGKRAERSAAEGLVVAAGGAMIELNSETDFVAKNDEFIALADKVVEAAKAANSSDLETVKAAPLGDKTIGEAVQDLAVKIGEKLELRRVVVFDGQVTTYLHRRAADLPPAVGVLVEYTGSDEDAARNAAMQVAALKATYLSRDDVPEDVVANERRIAEETARAENKPEQALPKIIEGRLNGFFKENVLLDQPSVQDNKKTVKALLDEAGVTVTRFARFEVGQA from the coding sequence ATGGCGAACTACACTGCGGCCGACGTCAAGCGTCTCCGTGACCTGACCGGCGCCGGCATGATGGACTGCAAGAAGGCCCTCACCGAGACCGACGGGGACTTCGACAAGGCCGTGGAGGTCCTGCGCATCAAGGGTGCCAAGGACATCGGCAAGCGCGCCGAGCGCTCCGCCGCCGAGGGCCTGGTCGTCGCCGCCGGCGGTGCGATGATCGAGCTGAACAGCGAGACGGACTTCGTCGCCAAGAACGACGAGTTCATCGCGCTGGCGGACAAGGTCGTCGAGGCCGCGAAGGCCGCGAACTCCTCCGACCTGGAGACGGTCAAGGCCGCCCCGCTGGGCGACAAGACCATCGGTGAGGCCGTGCAGGACCTCGCCGTCAAGATCGGCGAGAAGCTGGAGCTGCGCCGCGTCGTCGTCTTCGACGGCCAGGTGACCACCTACCTGCACCGCCGCGCCGCGGACCTCCCGCCGGCCGTGGGCGTGCTGGTCGAGTACACCGGCTCCGACGAGGACGCCGCGCGCAACGCCGCGATGCAGGTGGCGGCCCTGAAGGCCACCTACCTCAGCCGCGACGACGTCCCCGAGGACGTGGTGGCCAACGAGCGCCGCATCGCCGAGGAGACCGCGCGCGCCGAGAACAAGCCGGAGCAGGCCCTCCCGAAGATCATCGAGGGTCGTCTGAACGGCTTCTTCAAGGAGAACGTGCTGCTCGACCAGCCGTCGGTGCAGGACAACAAGAAGACCGTCAAGGCCCTGCTGGACGAGGCAGGCGTGACCGTGACCCGCTTCGCGCGGTTCGAGGTCGGCCAGGCCTGA